Proteins encoded by one window of Nocardia goodfellowii:
- a CDS encoding dipeptide ABC transporter ATP-binding protein yields the protein MTTETSRHTQPLTLTPGTAPGDRSSGQSTDTALLTVRDLRVRYRSTHGPVNALAGVSLTLARGEVVALVGESGSGKSTLGHAVLGLLGSAAEITGGSVAFDGHVVPHGDERAWRRLRGAHIGFVPQDPGLSLNPVRRVGDQVAETLLVHGLADRRTARERAVRLLADAGLDRPELRASQYPHELSGGQRQRVLIAAALIAEPDLVIADEPTSALDATVARKVLDQLTAQTTARGTAVLLITHDLAVAAERADRLIVLNGGEIVETGATAEVLAHPRHPYTKRLLAASPSLAPFEGFRPTRTGDAPPLLEVHEVRKRFHAKAGGAVTAVDGVGFVLRRGETLSLVGESGSGKSTTARIALRLIDPDSGSVTFDGQDLTGLRGSRLRGLRQRFQVVYQNPYASLDPRWRVARIVEEPLRAFGIGDRTARRSRVRELLDQVALPERFAHRRPAELSGGQRQRVAIARALALHPDLLVLDEPVSALDASIQAQILELLDRLQSELDLSYLFISHDLAVVRRISDRVAVMRHGRIVETGSTADIFDNPQHEYTRELLSAIPTAELERSAAHG from the coding sequence ATGACCACCGAAACATCCCGGCACACCCAGCCGCTCACGCTGACACCCGGCACTGCACCGGGCGACCGGTCATCCGGGCAATCCACCGACACCGCATTGCTCACGGTGCGGGATCTGCGGGTGCGGTACCGATCCACCCATGGGCCGGTCAACGCGCTGGCAGGGGTGTCGCTGACGCTCGCGCGCGGTGAGGTGGTCGCGTTGGTCGGCGAATCCGGTTCCGGCAAGTCGACGCTCGGGCACGCGGTGCTCGGACTCCTCGGATCAGCCGCCGAAATCACCGGGGGTTCCGTCGCTTTCGACGGTCACGTGGTGCCGCACGGTGATGAGCGCGCCTGGCGGCGGTTGCGTGGGGCACACATCGGATTCGTGCCCCAGGACCCGGGGTTGTCGTTGAATCCGGTCCGGCGCGTGGGTGATCAGGTCGCGGAGACGCTGCTGGTGCACGGTCTGGCCGACCGCCGGACGGCTCGCGAACGCGCGGTGCGCTTGCTCGCGGACGCCGGGCTGGATCGGCCGGAGCTGCGCGCGTCCCAGTACCCGCACGAACTGTCCGGTGGCCAGCGCCAGCGGGTATTGATCGCGGCGGCGCTGATCGCGGAGCCCGACCTGGTCATCGCCGATGAACCGACCAGCGCCCTGGACGCCACGGTGGCGAGGAAGGTGCTGGACCAGCTCACCGCGCAGACCACGGCGCGCGGTACCGCGGTGCTGCTGATCACCCATGACCTGGCGGTGGCGGCCGAGCGAGCCGATCGGCTGATCGTGCTCAACGGTGGGGAGATCGTCGAAACGGGCGCTACCGCAGAGGTATTGGCTCACCCTCGACACCCGTACACCAAGCGGCTGCTGGCCGCCTCACCCAGCCTCGCCCCGTTCGAGGGCTTCCGGCCCACACGGACCGGCGATGCCCCGCCCCTGCTGGAGGTGCACGAGGTCCGTAAACGGTTCCACGCGAAAGCCGGTGGCGCGGTGACCGCTGTGGACGGCGTCGGGTTCGTCCTGCGGCGCGGGGAAACCCTCTCGCTGGTCGGCGAATCCGGCTCCGGGAAGTCGACCACCGCGCGGATCGCGTTGCGGCTCATCGACCCCGACAGCGGTTCGGTCACCTTCGACGGGCAGGACCTGACCGGGTTGCGTGGTTCGCGCCTGCGCGGGCTCCGGCAACGGTTCCAGGTGGTCTACCAGAACCCGTACGCGTCCCTGGATCCGCGCTGGCGGGTCGCCCGGATCGTCGAGGAACCGTTGCGCGCCTTCGGTATCGGTGATCGCACCGCGCGCCGGAGCCGGGTCCGGGAGTTGCTCGATCAAGTGGCGCTACCCGAGCGGTTCGCGCACCGCCGCCCGGCCGAACTGTCCGGCGGACAGCGCCAGCGCGTGGCGATCGCCCGTGCGCTCGCGCTGCACCCCGACCTGCTCGTGCTGGACGAACCGGTCTCCGCCCTCGACGCTTCGATCCAAGCGCAAATTCTCGAGCTACTGGACCGGCTGCAATCCGAGCTGGACCTGAGCTACCTGTTCATCTCCCACGATCTCGCCGTGGTGCGCCGCATCAGCGATCGGGTCGCGGTGATGCGGCACGGGCGCATCGTCGAAACCGGCAGCACCGCCGACATTTTCGACAACCCACAGCACGAGTACACCCGCGAGCTGCTGTCGGCGATACCGACGGCCGAACTGGAAAGGTCTGCCGCACATGGCTGA
- a CDS encoding LLM class flavin-dependent oxidoreductase: MADSTLLLALELPGTGVHPASWRRPDSRAEDLFTGGYWADAVTAAEKAGVDAVFLPDSFGLQPGGPGVTRGRLDAVAIAARVAAATHGIALLPQAAVTHTEPFHLSKAIASLDFATLGRAGWEVTVSATEAEAKAFGRKEVQDARALWHEADEAIEVATRLWDSWEDDAEIRDVPTGRFIDRDKLHYIDFDGDNFSVKGPSITPRSPQGQPIVAVRAGDAASTAVAVRRADLVRITAATPAEARIRRDDLRAALRAAGRDPETVRILLDLDVHLADSVEAAAAEIIELDQWAAPVSTPEAATAPLRHLGTTAGLRVLLDEIAAQRVADGVVLRPLALRPVLARLPGLERNPLAHTAFRHRLGLPRPVSRYATAPSN, translated from the coding sequence ATGGCTGATTCGACACTCTTGCTCGCGCTGGAGCTGCCCGGCACCGGCGTCCATCCGGCGTCGTGGCGGCGACCGGACTCGCGGGCCGAGGATCTGTTCACCGGCGGATACTGGGCGGACGCGGTCACGGCAGCCGAAAAGGCCGGCGTGGACGCGGTTTTCCTCCCGGACTCGTTCGGTTTGCAACCGGGCGGCCCCGGTGTCACCCGCGGCAGGCTCGACGCGGTGGCAATCGCGGCACGGGTCGCCGCGGCCACGCACGGGATCGCTCTGCTGCCGCAGGCCGCGGTCACACACACGGAACCGTTCCATCTGTCCAAGGCGATCGCCAGTCTGGACTTCGCCACGCTGGGCCGAGCGGGCTGGGAGGTTACCGTGTCGGCGACCGAGGCCGAAGCGAAAGCGTTCGGACGCAAGGAGGTTCAGGACGCGCGGGCGCTGTGGCACGAAGCCGACGAGGCCATCGAGGTGGCGACCCGGCTGTGGGACAGCTGGGAAGACGACGCCGAGATCCGCGACGTGCCCACCGGCCGGTTCATCGACCGGGACAAGCTGCACTACATCGACTTCGACGGCGACAACTTCTCGGTGAAGGGGCCCTCGATCACGCCCCGATCACCGCAGGGCCAGCCGATCGTGGCGGTACGAGCCGGGGATGCGGCCAGTACGGCCGTGGCGGTGCGGCGCGCCGACCTCGTCCGGATCACCGCGGCCACACCGGCGGAAGCTCGCATCCGGCGCGATGACCTGCGCGCCGCGCTCCGCGCGGCCGGTCGCGACCCCGAGACGGTACGGATCCTGCTCGATCTCGACGTCCATCTCGCCGATTCGGTCGAAGCCGCCGCCGCCGAGATCATCGAGCTCGATCAGTGGGCGGCCCCGGTCAGCACGCCGGAGGCGGCGACGGCGCCGCTGCGGCACCTCGGGACGACGGCGGGCTTGCGGGTACTGCTCGACGAGATCGCGGCACAGCGGGTCGCCGATGGTGTTGTTCTACGCCCCCTCGCCCTGCGGCCCGTACTGGCACGCCTACCCGGCCTGGAACGTAACCCTTTGGCCCACACCGCTTTTCGGCACCGCCTCGGCCTGCCGCGTCCAGTCAGCCGGTACGCGACCGCGCCGTCGAACTGA
- a CDS encoding NtaA/DmoA family FMN-dependent monooxygenase (This protein belongs to a clade of FMN-dependent monooxygenases, within a broader family of flavin-dependent oxidoreductases, the luciferase-like monooxygenase (LMM) family, some of whose members use coenzyme F420 rather than FMN.) yields the protein MTAKSRKQIHLAAHFPGVNNTTVWADPESKSQIEFSSFVHLARTAERGLFDFFFLAEGLRLREHRDRIHDLDVVGRPDTFTVLNALAGVTDKLGLAGTINTTFNEPFELAKQFASLDHLSGGRAAWNAVTSSDAFTGENFRRGGFLEHSQRYQRAAEVVAATRALWDSWPDDAPVVDRAAGVFAHDVAETVFRSSQFDISGRFVLPPSPQGYPVQLQAGDSDDGREFGAATADAIFTGHGTLEAGQRFYTDIKGRLAKYGRTPEELKILPAATFVLGDTETEAHERARHIRLQQVGPQTAIAFLEQVWGRDFSGYDPDGPLPEVEPADNANITRGRVRHAKDPRAVAEAWRAKAAAEKLSIRELIIEVTARQQFIGTPAQVAAQIDEYVQADAADGFILVPHLTPGGLDEFVDRVVPELQERGSFRTEYTGSTLREHLGLRHPRQSRHTVHEGARAS from the coding sequence ATGACCGCGAAATCCCGCAAGCAGATCCACCTCGCCGCACACTTCCCCGGCGTCAACAACACCACCGTCTGGGCCGACCCCGAGTCCAAGAGCCAGATCGAATTCTCCTCGTTCGTACACCTGGCCCGCACGGCCGAACGCGGCCTATTCGATTTCTTCTTCCTCGCCGAGGGGCTGCGGCTCCGCGAACACCGCGACCGCATCCACGACCTGGACGTGGTGGGCCGCCCCGACACCTTCACCGTGCTCAACGCGCTCGCCGGGGTCACCGACAAGCTGGGCCTGGCCGGCACCATCAACACCACCTTCAACGAACCGTTCGAACTGGCCAAACAGTTCGCTTCGCTCGATCACCTCTCGGGCGGCCGGGCGGCATGGAACGCGGTCACCTCGTCGGACGCCTTCACCGGCGAGAACTTTCGCCGCGGCGGCTTTCTGGAGCACAGCCAGCGCTATCAGCGCGCCGCCGAGGTGGTGGCGGCGACCCGGGCACTGTGGGACAGCTGGCCCGACGACGCACCGGTGGTGGATCGCGCGGCGGGCGTGTTCGCACATGATGTCGCCGAAACCGTCTTCCGCAGTTCGCAATTCGACATTTCGGGCCGTTTCGTCCTGCCGCCGAGCCCGCAGGGCTACCCGGTGCAGTTGCAGGCCGGGGATTCCGACGACGGCCGGGAATTCGGGGCGGCCACCGCCGATGCCATCTTCACCGGTCACGGCACCCTCGAAGCCGGACAGCGCTTCTACACCGACATCAAGGGGCGGCTCGCGAAATACGGTCGTACACCGGAGGAATTGAAGATTCTGCCCGCCGCCACCTTCGTGCTCGGCGACACCGAGACCGAGGCGCACGAGCGGGCCCGGCACATCCGCCTGCAACAGGTGGGGCCACAGACCGCCATCGCGTTCCTCGAACAGGTCTGGGGCCGTGACTTTTCCGGCTACGACCCGGACGGCCCGCTGCCCGAGGTCGAACCGGCTGACAATGCCAACATCACCCGCGGGCGGGTGCGGCACGCGAAGGATCCGCGCGCGGTCGCCGAGGCCTGGCGCGCCAAGGCGGCGGCGGAGAAGCTGTCGATCCGCGAACTGATCATCGAGGTCACCGCCCGGCAGCAGTTCATCGGTACGCCCGCTCAGGTGGCCGCGCAGATCGACGAGTACGTGCAGGCCGACGCGGCCGACGGTTTCATCCTCGTCCCGCACCTGACCCCCGGTGGACTCGACGAATTCGTCGACCGCGTCGTCCCGGAGTTGCAGGAGCGCGGCAGTTTCCGCACCGAGTACACCGGGTCGACCCTGCGAGAACACCTCGGCCTGCGCCATCCCCGTCAGTCCCGCCACACCGTCCACGAAGGAGCCCGCGCGTCATGA
- a CDS encoding DUF1684 domain-containing protein, which translates to MTTTTSTAPATEFDTAWALWHHAREEQLRDPLGFLSLTALHWLTDQPERLDDLPGTWWVTDNKVFITAQPGDRLEFDGAGIAGVQILAPAEGAPGLEVRHGDRILEVIRRTGHYAVRVHDPAAPALLTFDGIPAYAPDPRWVVTGRYRPFDTPRTLTTGAVVDGLEHHHTATGTIEFTIGAVTEQVVVFGHGDDLRVLFTDATSGVTTYPAARALSIGTPDPDGTVRLDFNRSANLPCAFTDFATCPIAPAQNRLRVAIEAGEQQPKPGAGDQL; encoded by the coding sequence ATGACCACGACCACCAGCACCGCCCCCGCCACCGAATTCGACACCGCCTGGGCGCTGTGGCACCACGCCCGGGAGGAGCAGCTGCGGGACCCGCTGGGCTTCCTGAGCCTCACCGCCCTGCATTGGCTCACCGACCAGCCCGAACGCCTGGACGACCTGCCCGGCACCTGGTGGGTGACCGACAACAAGGTCTTCATCACCGCCCAGCCCGGCGACCGCCTGGAGTTCGACGGCGCGGGCATCGCCGGGGTGCAGATCCTCGCCCCGGCCGAAGGCGCGCCCGGACTCGAAGTGCGGCACGGGGACCGGATCCTCGAGGTGATCCGCCGCACCGGCCACTATGCCGTGCGGGTCCACGATCCGGCGGCACCGGCACTGCTCACCTTCGACGGCATCCCGGCCTACGCACCGGACCCGCGCTGGGTCGTGACCGGCCGCTACCGGCCCTTCGACACGCCGCGCACCCTCACCACCGGCGCGGTCGTCGACGGGCTCGAACATCACCACACCGCCACCGGCACCATCGAATTCACGATCGGCGCGGTCACCGAGCAGGTGGTGGTCTTCGGCCACGGTGACGATCTGCGCGTGCTGTTCACCGACGCGACCAGTGGCGTGACCACCTACCCCGCGGCCCGTGCGCTCTCGATCGGCACGCCGGACCCGGACGGCACGGTCCGGCTGGACTTCAACCGCTCGGCGAACCTCCCGTGCGCCTTCACCGATTTCGCGACCTGCCCGATCGCGCCCGCGCAGAACCGGCTGCGCGTCGCCATCGAGGCGGGCGAGCAGCAGCCGAAGCCGGGGGCGGGTGATCAGCTGTGA
- a CDS encoding LLM class flavin-dependent oxidoreductase: MSVPLSILDLSPISAGSTPQQALRNTIDLAQHAEQWGYHRYWLAEHHFVSVASSSSITLIGLVAAATSRIRVGSAAVQVGHHTSASIVEAFGTIDALYPGRLDLGLGRSGHRRAQFGAEPTHPKRERPLVDTATGRTEVRDGVVIPPPFDPRRVADRSKYLAGLHALHQEGAQPQDFAEQVDDIRALLAGTYRTPDGFALHAVPGEGAQVEVWLFGSSAGVSAEIAGRLGLPFAAAYHVAPGTALDAVESYRAAFQPSAQLAEPYVVVSADVVVAETDTAAKHLASTYGHWVHGIRSGAGAPEYPDPGTAGPLTADQARLVADRTTTQFVGSPNTVSERLAALQRVSGADELLVTSVTHAHADRLESHRLLAEAWSVRAARAA; the protein is encoded by the coding sequence GTGAGCGTCCCGCTATCGATCCTGGATCTGTCCCCGATCAGTGCCGGCTCCACCCCCCAGCAGGCGCTGCGCAACACCATCGATCTCGCCCAGCACGCCGAACAGTGGGGTTACCACCGGTATTGGCTGGCCGAACACCATTTCGTCTCGGTCGCGAGTTCGTCCTCGATCACCCTGATCGGGCTGGTCGCCGCGGCCACCTCCCGGATCCGGGTCGGGTCGGCGGCGGTTCAGGTGGGTCACCACACCTCGGCGTCGATCGTGGAGGCGTTCGGCACCATCGACGCGCTCTACCCGGGGCGGCTCGATCTCGGGCTGGGACGGTCCGGTCATCGGAGGGCGCAATTCGGTGCGGAGCCGACCCATCCCAAGCGCGAGCGGCCGCTGGTGGACACCGCGACCGGACGCACCGAGGTCCGCGACGGTGTGGTGATACCGCCGCCGTTCGATCCCCGGCGGGTCGCGGATCGCTCGAAGTATCTCGCGGGCCTGCACGCGCTGCATCAGGAGGGCGCGCAACCGCAGGACTTCGCCGAACAGGTAGACGACATCCGCGCGCTACTGGCGGGCACCTACCGGACGCCGGACGGGTTCGCGCTGCACGCGGTCCCGGGCGAAGGCGCGCAGGTCGAGGTGTGGTTGTTCGGCAGTTCGGCGGGGGTGAGCGCGGAAATCGCCGGCCGCCTCGGTCTTCCGTTCGCGGCGGCCTACCACGTCGCGCCGGGGACCGCGCTGGACGCGGTCGAGTCCTACCGCGCGGCTTTCCAGCCCTCGGCGCAGCTGGCCGAGCCGTACGTGGTGGTCTCGGCGGACGTCGTGGTTGCCGAAACAGACACGGCCGCAAAACATTTGGCGTCCACCTACGGCCATTGGGTGCACGGCATCCGGAGCGGGGCGGGCGCGCCGGAATACCCCGATCCCGGCACCGCCGGGCCGCTCACGGCCGATCAGGCTCGCTTGGTGGCGGACCGGACGACGACCCAATTCGTCGGTTCGCCCAACACGGTGAGCGAGCGCCTGGCCGCACTGCAGCGGGTCAGCGGCGCGGACGAACTGCTGGTCACCAGCGTCACCCATGCGCACGCCGACCGGCTGGAGTCGCACCGGTTGCTCGCCGAGGCCTGGAGCGTTCGCGCCGCCCGCGCCGCCTGA
- a CDS encoding methylenetetrahydrofolate reductase — MTFDDLRRPPNVSGTPSVVQSLRAQGGRAVPFSVEFNPPRDAAAEARLWRAVREFERMHPAFVSMTYGAGGSTRDRTVRVTGQLAQETILLPVAHLTAVGHSVAELRSLVGAYADSGIKNILVLRGDPPGDPLGEWEKHPQGVAYAEELVRIVRDLGDFHVGVASFPQGHHRSPSLEHDTEFLAAKLRAGAEYSITQMFFDVEHYLRLRDRLAAFDPVEAEKPIIPELMPVTSLRTVARAEELCGRPLPGHVLERLHRAAGDGSEENRAAVREVGIEIATEMGQRLIDEGAPCLHFITLNFAKATSEVLTNLGYGVTAAPLSA, encoded by the coding sequence GTGACTTTCGATGACTTGCGGCGGCCACCGAACGTCTCTGGAACCCCTTCGGTTGTACAGAGCTTGCGGGCGCAGGGGGGCCGTGCCGTGCCGTTCTCGGTGGAATTCAACCCGCCGCGCGACGCCGCCGCCGAGGCCCGGCTGTGGCGAGCGGTGCGCGAATTCGAGCGCATGCATCCCGCCTTCGTGTCCATGACCTATGGCGCGGGCGGGTCCACGCGCGACCGCACCGTGCGGGTGACCGGTCAGCTGGCACAGGAGACGATTCTGCTGCCGGTGGCCCACCTGACCGCGGTCGGGCACAGCGTCGCCGAGTTGCGCTCACTGGTCGGTGCTTACGCCGACTCGGGAATCAAGAACATCCTGGTGCTGCGCGGTGATCCGCCGGGCGATCCGCTGGGCGAGTGGGAAAAACACCCGCAGGGCGTGGCATACGCCGAGGAACTGGTGCGCATCGTGCGCGATCTCGGCGACTTCCATGTCGGGGTCGCCTCGTTCCCGCAGGGCCATCACCGGTCGCCGAGCCTGGAGCACGACACCGAGTTCCTGGCCGCGAAGCTGCGCGCGGGGGCGGAGTATTCGATCACCCAGATGTTCTTCGACGTCGAACACTATCTGCGCCTGCGGGATCGGCTGGCCGCGTTCGACCCGGTCGAGGCGGAGAAGCCGATCATTCCCGAGTTGATGCCCGTCACCTCGCTGCGCACCGTCGCGCGCGCCGAGGAGCTGTGCGGCCGTCCGCTGCCCGGACACGTCCTGGAGCGGTTGCACCGGGCCGCCGGTGACGGTTCGGAGGAGAACCGGGCGGCGGTGCGCGAGGTCGGCATCGAGATCGCGACCGAGATGGGGCAGCGTCTGATCGACGAGGGCGCGCCGTGCCTGCACTTCATCACCCTGAATTTCGCGAAGGCGACCAGCGAGGTGCTCACCAACCTGGGATACGGCGTGACGGCCGCGCCGCTCAGCGCCTGA
- a CDS encoding polyprenyl synthetase family protein: MEDALSAGPGTPTRTLPSAANGSAEVHGAASATPQLGTPGFVTAVEKALTEFFAAKRATVDPLGVPFIESAEALELFVLRGGKRTRPAFAWTGWLGAGGTSDSPEATAVLSACAALELVQACALIHDDIIDSSRTRRRFPTVHVDFEQRHRERGWAGDSAHFGSSVAILIGDLALAWADDMVHASGLDDAAIGRFAPVWALMRTEVLGGQLLDINGEAGGDDSVEAALRINRYKTAAYTVERPLHLGAAIADADAGLFEAYREYGTDIGIAFQLRDDLLGVFGDPAVTGKPSGDDLREGKRTVLLAEALRRADATDVAAAKLLRTSIGTDLSADDVERLRAVLTELGAVDEVETRIADLTERGLAAIDNSSATESAKQSLRAMALAATRRTA; this comes from the coding sequence TTGGAGGATGCCCTGTCCGCCGGACCAGGTACCCCGACCAGAACCCTGCCGTCGGCGGCCAACGGATCAGCCGAGGTGCACGGGGCGGCCTCCGCTACTCCCCAACTGGGCACACCCGGTTTCGTCACCGCCGTGGAAAAGGCTCTCACCGAGTTCTTCGCCGCCAAGCGCGCGACCGTCGACCCGCTGGGCGTCCCGTTCATCGAATCCGCCGAAGCGCTCGAGTTGTTCGTGCTGCGCGGCGGCAAACGCACCCGTCCGGCTTTCGCCTGGACCGGGTGGCTCGGCGCGGGCGGGACTTCGGACAGCCCCGAGGCAACCGCGGTACTGAGCGCCTGCGCCGCACTCGAACTGGTGCAGGCCTGCGCGCTGATCCACGACGACATCATCGACTCCTCCCGCACCCGCCGCCGTTTTCCGACCGTGCACGTCGACTTCGAACAGCGGCACCGCGAACGCGGCTGGGCCGGGGACTCCGCGCACTTCGGCAGCAGTGTCGCCATCCTCATCGGGGATCTGGCCCTGGCCTGGGCCGACGACATGGTCCACGCCTCCGGCCTGGACGACGCCGCCATCGGCCGATTCGCCCCGGTGTGGGCGCTGATGCGCACCGAGGTGCTGGGCGGGCAGTTGCTCGACATCAACGGTGAAGCCGGCGGCGACGACTCGGTCGAGGCCGCGCTGCGCATCAACCGGTACAAGACCGCCGCCTATACCGTGGAGCGGCCGTTGCACCTGGGCGCCGCCATCGCCGACGCCGACGCCGGACTGTTCGAGGCCTACCGCGAGTACGGCACCGATATCGGCATCGCCTTCCAGCTGCGCGACGACCTGCTCGGCGTCTTCGGCGACCCGGCCGTCACCGGCAAACCCTCCGGCGACGATCTGCGCGAAGGCAAGCGCACGGTGCTGCTCGCCGAGGCCCTGCGCCGCGCCGACGCCACCGACGTCGCCGCCGCGAAACTGTTGCGCACCAGCATCGGCACCGATTTGAGTGCCGACGACGTGGAGCGCCTGCGCGCCGTGCTCACCGAGCTCGGCGCGGTCGACGAGGTGGAAACCCGCATCGCCGACCTCACCGAACGCGGCCTCGCCGCTATCGACAACTCATCCGCCACCGAATCCGCGAAACAGTCATTGCGCGCGATGGCACTCGCCGCAACCAGGAGGACCGCATGA
- the crtI gene encoding phytoene desaturase family protein — MKTVAGPTDRVVVVGAGLSGLAAALYLTGAGRTVTLLERADHVGGRVGVHRGPDYEIDSGATVLTLPELVTDALAAVGRTPESCSLRIHRLAPSYHARFADGADIRVFADAETMAAEVARVCGPAEARRYRRLRDWLARIYAAEFTEFMDTNFDSPLDMVREPRKRAALLDLVRLGGFGRLGARVGQILGDRRLARLFTFQALYAGLPPAEALAVYGAIPHMDTSLGVYFPEGGMRAVAAAMAAAFTDAGGTLELDTEVVGIDYAGRRARRVCTADGRAIDCDAVVLTADLGSIERFGVRRRRWLRASPSAVVAHGTVPAEVAARWPVQAHHTIDFGAAWDATFAELTARRGRLMSDPSLLLTRPALTDPDLFIDRPDGRHEPFSLLAPCPNLVAAPLDWERIGPSYLRELLAVLEQRGYTGITAHFTVDHLDTPRTWQAKGMLAGTPFSAAHVFRQTGPFRPRNFPASSDNVVIAGCGTVPGVGVPTVLLSGKLAATRITGDVSPASGETAPTMALGFPAKH; from the coding sequence ATGAAAACCGTTGCGGGACCGACTGACCGGGTCGTCGTGGTGGGCGCAGGTCTGTCCGGGCTCGCGGCGGCGCTCTACCTGACCGGTGCCGGGCGCACGGTGACCTTGCTGGAGCGGGCCGATCATGTCGGCGGACGGGTCGGCGTCCATCGCGGGCCCGATTACGAGATCGACTCCGGCGCAACAGTTTTGACTTTGCCCGAATTGGTCACCGATGCGCTGGCCGCGGTAGGACGCACTCCCGAGTCCTGTTCACTGCGGATCCATCGGCTCGCACCGAGCTATCACGCGCGGTTCGCCGACGGCGCCGACATCCGGGTGTTCGCCGACGCCGAAACCATGGCCGCGGAAGTCGCCCGGGTCTGCGGACCGGCCGAGGCGCGACGCTACCGGCGGCTACGCGACTGGCTAGCGCGGATCTACGCCGCCGAGTTCACCGAATTCATGGACACCAACTTCGACTCCCCGCTGGACATGGTGCGGGAGCCGCGCAAACGCGCCGCCTTGCTGGACCTGGTGCGACTCGGCGGTTTCGGCCGCCTCGGCGCTCGGGTCGGACAGATCCTCGGGGACCGGCGACTGGCGCGGTTGTTCACCTTCCAGGCGCTGTACGCGGGCCTGCCGCCCGCCGAAGCGCTCGCGGTATACGGCGCGATCCCGCATATGGACACCTCGCTCGGTGTGTACTTCCCCGAGGGCGGCATGCGGGCGGTCGCCGCCGCGATGGCGGCGGCCTTCACCGACGCGGGCGGCACCCTCGAACTGGACACCGAAGTCGTCGGGATCGACTACGCGGGCCGGCGCGCCCGGCGCGTCTGCACCGCCGACGGGCGGGCCATCGACTGCGACGCCGTCGTGCTGACCGCCGACCTCGGTTCGATCGAACGGTTCGGCGTCCGCCGCCGGCGGTGGCTGCGCGCCTCCCCCTCGGCCGTCGTCGCGCACGGCACCGTTCCGGCCGAGGTCGCCGCGCGGTGGCCGGTGCAGGCGCACCACACCATCGACTTCGGCGCGGCCTGGGACGCCACCTTCGCTGAGCTCACCGCCCGCCGCGGCCGGTTGATGAGCGATCCGTCGCTGTTGCTGACCCGGCCCGCGCTGACCGATCCCGACCTGTTCATCGACCGCCCGGACGGCAGGCACGAACCGTTCTCGCTGCTGGCGCCGTGCCCCAATCTGGTTGCCGCGCCGCTGGATTGGGAGCGAATCGGGCCGTCCTACCTGCGCGAGCTGCTGGCGGTGCTGGAGCAGCGCGGCTACACCGGCATCACCGCGCACTTCACCGTGGACCATCTCGACACGCCGCGCACCTGGCAGGCCAAGGGCATGCTGGCGGGCACGCCGTTCTCGGCCGCGCACGTCTTCCGACAGACCGGTCCGTTCCGTCCGCGCAACTTCCCGGCCTCCAGCGACAACGTGGTTATCGCGGGTTGCGGCACCGTCCCGGGCGTCGGCGTGCCCACGGTGCTGCTGTCCGGAAAACTGGCGGCAACCCGGATTA